A genomic segment from Gossypium hirsutum isolate 1008001.06 chromosome D04, Gossypium_hirsutum_v2.1, whole genome shotgun sequence encodes:
- the LOC107898036 gene encoding uncharacterized protein → MSFTPPPPPVFTSENYHIWVIKMKTYLQAHDLWNVVENDTEPPPLRANPTIAKTRQHSEDCAKKHKAMACLQNGVSDVIFTRIMACDSPKQAWEKLNEGFMGSDKTRQQQVINLRRDFKNLKMRESNTIKQYSDRIMANVNSIRLLGEDFSESRVVEKVITTLPEKFESKISLLKVIGVKWVFRAKYNADGSLNKHTARLVVKGYNQ, encoded by the coding sequence ATGAGTTTTACACCACCTCCACCACCTGTGTTCACTAGTGaaaactaccacatttgggtgATTAAGATGAAGACATACCTTCAGGCGCATGATTTGTGGAATGTGGTTGAAAATGATActgaaccacctccattgaggGCCAATCCCACCATTGCAAAGACCAGGCAACACAGTGAAGACTGTGCCAAGAAGCATAAAGCGATGGCCTGCTTGCAGAATGGAGTATCCGATGTGATCTTCACTCGGATAATGGCTTGTGACTCACCTAAGCAAGCATGGGAGAAGCTGAATGAGGGGTTCATGGGTTCAGATAAGACAAGGCAGCAACAAGTGATCAACCTCAGAAGAGACTTTAAGAACCTGAAGATGAGAGAATCAAATACTATCAAGCAGTACTCAGACAGGATAATGGCCAACGTCAACAGTATTAGGCTCCTTGGAGAAGACTTCAGTGAGAGCAGGGTTGTTGAAAAGGTCATCACCACACTTCCTGAAAAGTTTGAGTCTAAAATCTCATTACTTAAGGTCATTGGTGTTAAGTGGGTGTTTAGAGCCAAGTATAATGCTGATGGCTCATTAAATAAACACACGGCAAGGCTTGTGGTGAAAGGCTACAACCAGTAA